The Mycobacterium sp. 3519A genome contains a region encoding:
- a CDS encoding alpha/beta fold hydrolase yields the protein MSVAPDSDLTPAAFHPTSSVGDGPVERTVTTQDGVRIAVTDHTAERADAPTVVLLHGLLLSQASWQMQVCQLRRRYGRAIRVITYDHRGHGRSTGAPMPTYEISQLAADLADVLAAMRITGPLTLAGHSMGGMTALAYFSRPAAERPVQPQGLVLVGTAAGSLAARGIGRLIATPATEALFGLVHRMPQRAADKAVQRLIQPLGDVLSRFAGDGTAVAAVAATAIRTTSLTTAAGFLPSLKRYDAYRALESITAKTFIISGGTDVLTPASHSRDLAAAIPGAVHYHHPTAGHMLLQEAAECVSNAIGRAMGMRRGSRRPVSARRSRNRSSAAQLALVVS from the coding sequence ATGTCGGTTGCGCCCGATTCGGATCTGACACCCGCCGCATTTCACCCGACGTCCTCCGTCGGCGACGGCCCCGTCGAGCGCACCGTGACGACACAAGACGGCGTGCGAATCGCGGTGACCGACCACACCGCCGAGCGCGCCGACGCGCCCACAGTCGTTCTGCTGCATGGCCTTCTGCTCTCGCAAGCCAGCTGGCAGATGCAGGTGTGCCAGCTGCGGCGCCGGTACGGCCGAGCTATCCGGGTGATCACCTACGATCACCGCGGCCACGGTCGGTCGACGGGCGCGCCGATGCCGACCTACGAAATCAGCCAACTGGCAGCCGATCTCGCGGACGTCCTGGCCGCCATGCGGATCACGGGTCCGCTCACGCTGGCAGGCCATTCGATGGGCGGCATGACGGCGCTGGCGTACTTTTCCCGCCCGGCGGCCGAGCGCCCAGTTCAACCGCAGGGCCTGGTTCTGGTCGGCACCGCGGCGGGCAGCCTCGCCGCGCGGGGCATCGGTCGCCTGATCGCAACACCAGCGACAGAAGCACTGTTCGGGCTGGTACACCGGATGCCGCAACGCGCGGCGGACAAGGCCGTCCAAAGACTCATCCAGCCACTCGGTGACGTGCTGAGCAGATTCGCCGGGGATGGCACCGCGGTGGCGGCGGTCGCGGCGACAGCCATCCGCACCACATCGTTGACCACGGCGGCAGGGTTCCTGCCGAGCCTGAAGCGCTACGACGCATACCGGGCGCTCGAGTCCATCACCGCCAAGACGTTCATCATCAGCGGCGGCACCGATGTGCTGACACCGGCCTCGCATTCGCGCGACCTGGCCGCCGCCATCCCTGGCGCCGTGCACTACCACCACCCGACTGCCGGTCACATGTTGCTCCAGGAAGCCGCCGAGTGCGTGAGCAATGCGATCGGCCGGGCCATGGGCATGCGTCGGGGATCCCGTCGTCCGGTGAGCGCGCGCAGGTCCAGAAACCGTTCCTCCGCAGCGCAACTCGCGCTCGTCGTGTCCTGA
- a CDS encoding sensor histidine kinase, giving the protein MARRLRVDVRLATQVLLLQVAVVTLTLGIAGGLLAFMSHERLAAQYEDRSLDMARAIAFAPAVRADVARYDATPLTPGPALTAQLADGQLQQLATEIQRRTGVLFVVITNNQGLRLSHPNRDELGKHVSTDPSEALAGHEVVTRQSGTLGSSVRAKVPILAPNSDRVVGEVSIGISTAAVHRQLWTDVRTAAVLVGVALLIGVVGSVFLARRWRGLTMGLQPSEMAELIRGQAAVLHGIDEGVLAVDTDWKTTFVNDKACRLLEVSNEPGASVEDIGLTQRVLEVFKSADPTPTLATVGDRIVVVSARQVAHEGRDLGTVLVIRDRTDVESLTRQLDAVQLMSTVLRAQRHEFANRLHLLNGLLHSGHVDEAAQYVEELLGSGPLGSALPGIDAIRDAFLQAFLAAKAAAAREAGVTLTIGENTWVPGRLALPVDVTTVLGNLLDNAIYAARTGANDVKMVEVELLQDGSTLHITVADTGDGVPPDFVEHVFSEGKSTKPDSGIPGGRGIGMALSRQITRALNGDIRLSSPGNPDAELCGAEFIARLPGVMVEEEAQWVAQN; this is encoded by the coding sequence ATGGCGAGAAGGCTGCGTGTGGACGTGCGCCTCGCTACCCAGGTACTGCTGCTTCAGGTCGCAGTCGTGACGCTCACGTTGGGCATCGCGGGTGGGCTGCTTGCCTTCATGAGTCACGAGCGCCTCGCCGCCCAATACGAAGACCGGTCGTTGGACATGGCACGCGCGATCGCGTTTGCCCCCGCCGTGCGCGCCGACGTTGCGCGCTACGACGCGACGCCGCTGACACCTGGCCCCGCGCTCACCGCCCAGTTGGCCGACGGGCAGCTTCAGCAGTTGGCCACCGAGATTCAGCGGCGCACCGGTGTGCTGTTCGTGGTGATCACCAACAACCAGGGTCTTCGACTTTCGCACCCGAACCGCGACGAGCTCGGTAAACATGTCAGCACCGATCCCTCCGAGGCGCTGGCCGGCCACGAGGTGGTGACGAGGCAATCCGGCACGCTCGGGTCGTCGGTCCGTGCGAAAGTGCCGATTCTTGCGCCGAATTCGGATCGGGTGGTCGGCGAGGTCAGCATCGGAATCTCCACCGCGGCCGTCCACCGTCAACTGTGGACCGACGTGCGCACGGCGGCCGTCCTGGTCGGCGTGGCACTTCTCATCGGCGTCGTCGGTTCGGTGTTCCTGGCCCGGCGGTGGCGGGGTTTGACGATGGGGCTGCAGCCCTCCGAGATGGCCGAATTGATCCGCGGCCAGGCGGCGGTGCTGCACGGAATCGACGAGGGCGTGCTCGCCGTCGACACCGACTGGAAGACAACGTTTGTCAACGACAAGGCGTGCCGGCTGCTCGAGGTCAGCAACGAACCGGGCGCCTCCGTGGAGGACATCGGGCTGACGCAACGTGTCCTCGAGGTGTTCAAGTCGGCGGATCCGACGCCGACGCTGGCCACCGTCGGGGATCGGATCGTGGTCGTGTCGGCGCGGCAGGTGGCGCACGAGGGGCGGGATCTTGGCACCGTCTTGGTGATCCGCGACCGCACCGACGTCGAATCGTTGACCCGCCAACTCGACGCGGTCCAACTGATGAGCACGGTCCTGCGCGCTCAGCGTCACGAATTCGCCAACCGACTGCACCTGCTCAACGGCCTGCTACACAGCGGCCACGTCGACGAGGCCGCGCAGTACGTCGAGGAGTTGTTGGGGTCGGGCCCGCTGGGTTCGGCGTTACCGGGCATCGACGCCATCCGCGATGCGTTCCTGCAGGCCTTCCTGGCGGCCAAGGCCGCCGCCGCACGCGAAGCCGGAGTGACGCTGACCATCGGCGAGAACACCTGGGTGCCCGGGCGACTCGCGCTGCCGGTCGACGTCACCACCGTGCTCGGCAATCTGCTGGACAACGCCATCTACGCCGCACGCACCGGCGCCAACGACGTGAAGATGGTGGAAGTCGAACTGCTGCAGGATGGTTCGACACTGCACATCACGGTCGCCGACACCGGGGACGGGGTGCCGCCCGACTTCGTCGAGCATGTGTTCTCCGAAGGCAAGTCGACCAAGCCGGACTCCGGGATACCGGGCGGTCGCGGTATCGGAATGGCGCTGTCCCGACAGATCACCCGCGCGCTCAACGGCGACATCCGGTTGTCGAGTCCCGGCAATCCTGACGCGGAGTTGTGCGGCGCAGAGTTCATCGCCCGGTTGCCGGGCGTGATGGTGGAGGAGGAAGCCCAATGGGTGGCACAGAATTGA
- a CDS encoding response regulator, translated as MGGTELTVLVVDDDFRVANMHAGIVNALPGFTVTTTATTLAAARKADPVDLALVDVYLPDGSGIDFVRELRCDSMVLSAATDAPTIRAAIAAGALSYLVKPFAPADLVARLSGYARYRKILAGTNLGGKEVDSAMDALRPRIAPAPSPTAVASPTKQLVLQALRASGQPMSSAELSAEIGVSRATAQRYLSTLANAGEVRIQLRYGTTGRPEQEFVAVDKPPGRPAR; from the coding sequence ATGGGTGGCACAGAATTGACCGTGCTCGTGGTGGACGACGACTTCCGCGTCGCCAACATGCACGCAGGCATCGTCAACGCGCTGCCGGGTTTCACTGTGACCACCACCGCGACGACGCTCGCGGCTGCCCGTAAGGCCGACCCCGTCGACCTCGCCTTGGTCGATGTCTATCTTCCCGACGGTTCCGGTATCGACTTCGTCCGTGAGTTGCGCTGCGACAGCATGGTTTTGAGCGCTGCGACGGACGCCCCCACCATCCGCGCCGCGATTGCCGCGGGAGCGTTGAGCTACCTCGTCAAACCATTCGCTCCCGCAGATCTGGTGGCCCGCCTCTCGGGCTATGCGCGCTACCGCAAGATACTGGCAGGCACCAACCTCGGCGGCAAGGAAGTGGACTCGGCCATGGACGCGCTGCGTCCGCGCATCGCGCCCGCACCGTCCCCGACCGCGGTGGCGTCGCCCACGAAGCAGTTGGTGCTGCAGGCCCTTCGCGCGTCGGGTCAGCCGATGTCCTCGGCGGAGCTTTCCGCGGAGATCGGCGTGTCACGAGCCACTGCGCAGCGGTATCTGTCCACCTTGGCCAACGCCGGCGAGGTCAGGATCCAACTCCGCTACGGCACGACGGGCCGTCCCGAACAAGAGTTCGTGGCCGTGGACAAACCACCGGGTCGGCCCGCTCGCTGA
- a CDS encoding serine/threonine-protein kinase has translation MEGTPFGRYRLIELLGRGGMGEVWRAHDTTIDRVVAIKMLLPHYAQDPDFDKRFRREARAAARLDDPHVVPIYDVGEVDGRLYVAMRLINGTDLQTVLTAGPLEPARAVHIVDQIASALNSAHRAGLVHRDVKPSNILLAANDFAYLIDFGIARSTGDTALTSANTTIGTWAYMAPERFRSGEIQPSSDVYALACVLYECLTGHPPYPGDTLEQVAVGHMVTPPPRASEDNATVPAALDQVIATGLAKQPAHRYRYPTAVDMAAAARRAVDDTAPAVWSDAAQTQPWLPNQAVPQVDPAYAGPAVPWPSAPQPDTAEPPVRQPARRRGIVIGAVAAVTLLVVGGVIAAANLSDDDQPAAAAPSNTPTSVAAAPNTGPFTGTYRADFGPISTLGGVADPGGTSSKATYGFRSVCRPTGCVATGSRRSGDPSFAPTVEFDEVNGIWLSVSLASQECRENPRAESWQVFKLQPQPDGTLTGEFTATAGNSCSAKHTVTFTRTGDVDVESLPDPANLPPRVVSPAEALFGRYHQARTFTNGQKQETDFVVNTDCLRAGDRCMSFFYESSGAVEPLVFADGAWSLATDFESTCPGRGSMRVKKTGQYPLPQPPQNPITLLTGHGNQEQSQPCPVTIVFDETFTRTGD, from the coding sequence GTGGAGGGCACGCCTTTTGGCCGCTACCGCCTGATCGAATTGCTTGGCCGCGGCGGGATGGGTGAGGTATGGCGCGCTCACGACACCACCATCGACCGAGTGGTGGCGATCAAGATGCTGCTTCCCCACTACGCCCAGGATCCCGACTTCGACAAGCGATTCCGTCGCGAGGCCCGCGCCGCAGCCCGCCTCGACGACCCACATGTCGTGCCGATCTACGACGTCGGGGAGGTCGACGGCCGCCTCTACGTCGCCATGCGGCTGATCAACGGCACCGATCTGCAAACGGTTCTCACCGCCGGGCCGCTCGAACCCGCCCGCGCTGTCCACATCGTCGATCAGATCGCGTCGGCGCTGAACAGCGCGCACCGGGCCGGGCTGGTGCACCGCGACGTGAAACCCTCCAACATCCTGTTGGCCGCGAACGACTTCGCCTACCTGATCGACTTCGGCATCGCCCGCAGCACCGGCGACACCGCGCTCACCTCGGCCAACACCACGATCGGCACCTGGGCCTACATGGCCCCGGAACGTTTCCGCAGCGGCGAAATCCAACCCAGCTCCGACGTTTACGCGCTGGCGTGCGTGCTCTACGAGTGCCTGACCGGTCACCCGCCCTACCCGGGCGACACCCTCGAACAAGTCGCCGTCGGACACATGGTCACCCCACCGCCGCGCGCTTCGGAAGACAACGCGACCGTGCCGGCGGCGTTGGATCAAGTGATCGCCACGGGGCTGGCCAAACAACCCGCCCACCGCTACCGCTACCCCACCGCCGTCGACATGGCCGCCGCCGCCCGCCGTGCTGTCGATGACACTGCGCCCGCCGTATGGTCGGACGCCGCCCAGACTCAGCCGTGGCTACCCAATCAAGCTGTCCCCCAAGTCGATCCGGCCTATGCGGGGCCAGCGGTACCGTGGCCGTCTGCCCCGCAGCCCGATACCGCCGAACCGCCGGTGCGACAACCCGCTCGTCGCCGCGGCATCGTGATCGGGGCGGTGGCTGCCGTGACATTGCTCGTCGTTGGCGGCGTCATCGCGGCGGCGAACCTCTCCGACGACGACCAGCCCGCTGCCGCCGCCCCTTCGAACACCCCGACATCCGTAGCCGCAGCGCCCAATACCGGCCCGTTCACCGGCACCTACCGCGCCGACTTCGGACCGATCAGCACGCTCGGCGGCGTCGCAGACCCGGGCGGCACGTCGTCGAAGGCGACCTATGGGTTCCGGTCGGTGTGCCGGCCGACGGGTTGCGTGGCCACCGGGTCGCGGCGCAGCGGCGATCCGTCGTTCGCGCCGACGGTGGAATTCGACGAGGTGAACGGGATCTGGCTGTCAGTGTCGCTGGCCTCACAGGAGTGCCGGGAGAACCCGCGGGCCGAAAGTTGGCAGGTGTTCAAGCTGCAACCGCAGCCCGACGGCACCCTCACCGGCGAATTCACCGCAACCGCGGGCAACTCCTGCTCGGCGAAGCACACCGTCACGTTCACCCGCACAGGCGATGTCGACGTCGAGAGTCTGCCCGACCCGGCCAACCTGCCTCCCCGGGTGGTGTCACCCGCCGAGGCCCTCTTCGGCCGCTACCACCAGGCGCGCACCTTCACCAACGGGCAGAAGCAGGAGACGGACTTCGTCGTCAACACCGACTGCCTGCGCGCAGGCGACCGGTGCATGAGCTTCTTCTACGAATCCTCGGGAGCCGTCGAACCTCTGGTGTTCGCCGACGGCGCGTGGTCGTTGGCCACTGACTTCGAATCGACCTGTCCGGGCCGAGGCTCGATGCGGGTGAAGAAGACCGGGCAGTATCCCCTGCCCCAACCGCCGCAGAACCCGATCACGCTTCTCACCGGCCACGGCAACCAGGAGCAGTCGCAGCCCTGCCCGGTCACCATCGTGTTCGACGAAACATTCACGCGCACCGGCGATTAG
- a CDS encoding serine/threonine-protein kinase, whose amino-acid sequence MEGTPFGRYQLLELLGRGGMGEVWRANDTEIGRIVAIKMLLGHYAKDPDFEKRFLREARAAGRLDDPHIVPIYDVGEIDGRLYVTMRLINGTDLQTLLDAGPLDPARAVHIVEQIASALNCAHQTGLVHRDVKPSNILLADNDFAYLIDFGIARSASDTALTSANTTIGTWAYMAPERFRSGESEPASDVYALACVLYQCLTGHPPYPGDTLEQVAVGHMVAPPPRPSEDHSTVPTALDRVVEIGLAKQPADRYTTTIDMAAAAQQALHTDPFGAGQPTQPAPTAPPSTGKPGRRRGVLIGALVAVAVLVAGGIIAAVNMSGNDKSTAATPTAAPNTPTRTPNTGPFTGIYRVDFGRATRLDGVGDPNAAPSTGTYGLRSVCRPAGCVATASKFKGDVAFAPTMVFDQVGPSWLAVALAPSPCKNTTVDTWQVFTLQPQPDGSLAGEFIRLTPNQCQEKRAVTFTRTGDVDVDADFKGLPDPDKLPPRVVSPAEALRGRYRIARTYSGMGTQQLGDSSVTTYCLRAGDRCMSYFSVAAGDLPLIFEGGNWTWKDETDGPCPNGDMSHLSANAVFPLPQPPQNPIAELRGQGTWVQTGSCAVNLDISETFTRTGD is encoded by the coding sequence GTGGAGGGCACGCCTTTTGGCCGCTACCAGCTGCTGGAGTTGCTGGGCCGCGGCGGGATGGGCGAAGTCTGGCGCGCCAACGACACTGAGATCGGCCGCATCGTCGCGATAAAGATGCTGCTCGGCCACTATGCGAAGGATCCCGACTTCGAGAAGCGCTTCCTGCGCGAAGCCCGCGCCGCGGGACGCCTGGACGACCCGCACATCGTGCCGATCTACGACGTCGGTGAGATCGACGGCCGCCTCTACGTGACCATGCGTCTGATCAACGGCACCGATCTGCAGACGCTGCTCGACGCGGGACCGTTGGACCCCGCGCGGGCGGTGCACATCGTCGAACAGATCGCCTCGGCCTTGAACTGCGCCCACCAAACCGGGCTGGTGCACCGCGACGTCAAACCGTCGAACATCCTGCTGGCCGACAACGATTTCGCCTACCTCATCGACTTCGGCATCGCACGAAGCGCTTCGGACACCGCTCTGACGTCGGCGAACACCACCATCGGCACCTGGGCCTACATGGCGCCTGAACGTTTCCGCAGTGGCGAGAGCGAACCGGCCTCGGACGTCTACGCCTTGGCGTGCGTGCTCTATCAATGTCTGACCGGACATCCGCCCTACCCGGGCGACACCCTGGAACAAGTCGCTGTCGGACACATGGTCGCGCCACCGCCGCGGCCGTCGGAAGACCACAGCACCGTGCCGACGGCTCTGGACCGTGTCGTCGAGATCGGGTTGGCCAAGCAACCCGCCGACCGTTATACCACCACCATCGACATGGCCGCCGCGGCTCAACAAGCGCTGCACACAGACCCGTTCGGTGCCGGCCAGCCTACGCAGCCTGCGCCGACGGCACCGCCGTCCACCGGGAAACCGGGCCGGCGCCGAGGGGTGCTTATCGGCGCCCTTGTCGCCGTCGCGGTACTGGTCGCAGGCGGCATCATCGCGGCCGTGAACATGTCCGGCAACGACAAGTCGACGGCTGCGACACCCACCGCCGCACCGAACACGCCAACCCGCACACCGAACACCGGCCCCTTCACCGGCATCTACCGCGTCGATTTCGGCCGCGCGACGCGGTTGGACGGGGTCGGTGATCCGAACGCGGCGCCGTCGACCGGCACCTACGGGTTGCGCTCGGTGTGCCGCCCGGCAGGCTGCGTCGCAACCGCCTCAAAGTTCAAAGGTGACGTCGCATTCGCACCGACGATGGTGTTCGATCAGGTCGGGCCAAGCTGGCTGGCGGTTGCCCTGGCGCCCAGCCCATGCAAGAACACCACCGTCGACACGTGGCAGGTGTTCACCCTGCAGCCGCAACCCGACGGCTCACTCGCCGGTGAGTTCATCCGGCTCACCCCGAACCAGTGCCAAGAGAAGCGAGCCGTAACCTTCACCCGCACAGGCGATGTCGACGTCGACGCCGACTTCAAGGGCCTTCCGGATCCCGACAAGCTGCCGCCCCGCGTGGTATCGCCCGCCGAAGCGTTGCGCGGCCGGTACCGCATCGCGCGCACGTACTCGGGCATGGGTACCCAACAGCTCGGCGACTCTTCGGTCACCACCTACTGTCTACGCGCAGGCGACCGGTGCATGAGCTACTTCTCCGTCGCCGCAGGAGATCTGCCGCTGATCTTCGAGGGCGGGAATTGGACCTGGAAGGACGAGACGGACGGCCCGTGCCCGAACGGCGACATGTCGCACCTGAGCGCCAATGCGGTGTTCCCGCTGCCGCAGCCACCGCAGAATCCGATCGCGGAATTGCGCGGGCAGGGCACGTGGGTGCAGACGGGATCGTGCGCCGTCAACCTCGACATCAGCGAAACCTTCACGCGCACAGGCGATTGA
- a CDS encoding alpha/beta fold hydrolase has protein sequence MKSLFVGAAACAALAAPAVVSRPGRDSVPDTTAADSNLKTITLHGDRVAYRDEGAGEVLLLVHGMGGSSATWSGVIPVLATKYRVIAPDLLGNGDSDKPRGDHSVGAFAVLLRDLLDALGVSRVTVVGHSLGGGIAMQFAHQHSQYCKRIALISSGGFGGDVGRVLRLLSLPGSELLLPVIASRPAIVAGNAVRALMGSADRFKARPSLSNRDHRQAFLRTLRSVVDFRGQAVTAVNRLTFKEVVPALIISGDQDRVIPVDHALAAHRTLPNSRLHIMAGVGHHPPTERAEAVARLIDDFVATTTDHAPRAA, from the coding sequence ATGAAGAGTCTGTTTGTCGGCGCGGCTGCCTGCGCGGCCCTCGCCGCCCCCGCCGTCGTCTCCCGGCCAGGCCGTGACTCGGTTCCAGACACCACGGCCGCCGACTCGAACCTCAAAACCATCACGTTGCACGGTGATCGCGTCGCGTATCGCGACGAGGGCGCCGGCGAGGTCCTGTTACTGGTGCACGGCATGGGCGGAAGTTCAGCGACGTGGAGCGGCGTAATACCGGTGCTGGCCACCAAGTACCGCGTCATCGCCCCCGATCTGCTCGGCAACGGCGACTCCGACAAGCCGCGCGGCGACCATTCGGTGGGCGCCTTCGCTGTCCTGCTTCGCGACTTGCTGGACGCGCTCGGCGTCTCGCGCGTCACGGTCGTCGGGCACTCTCTCGGTGGCGGCATCGCCATGCAGTTCGCCCATCAGCACAGCCAGTACTGCAAGCGCATCGCGCTGATCAGCAGCGGCGGGTTCGGCGGCGACGTCGGCCGCGTGCTGCGGCTGCTGTCCCTGCCCGGTTCTGAACTCCTGCTGCCGGTGATCGCGTCGCGGCCTGCCATCGTCGCGGGCAACGCGGTGCGGGCGCTGATGGGCTCCGCCGACCGCTTCAAGGCCCGCCCGTCGCTGTCGAACCGCGACCACCGGCAGGCCTTCCTGCGCACACTGCGCTCGGTCGTCGACTTCCGCGGACAGGCGGTCACCGCGGTGAACCGGCTGACCTTCAAAGAAGTCGTGCCCGCACTGATCATCAGCGGTGACCAGGACCGCGTCATCCCGGTGGACCACGCCCTGGCCGCCCACCGGACCCTGCCGAACAGCCGGCTGCACATCATGGCAGGCGTCGGGCACCATCCGCCTACGGAACGGGCCGAGGCGGTCGCGCGTCTGATCGACGATTTCGTGGCCACCACCACCGACCACGCCCCTCGGGCCGCCTAG
- a CDS encoding serine/threonine-protein kinase: MDGTPFGRYRLVEMLGRGGMGEVWKAYDTAMNRVVALKVLPSNLADDAQYQARFRREAQAAASLDEPHIVPIHDFGEIDGRLYVTMRLIDGKTINELVVNGPLPPPRAVSIVEQIAAALGAAHRIGLVHRDVKPSNILVTEDDFAYLIDFGIARAADATKLTSTGATIGTLAYMAPERFTTDRDDARADIYALTCVLHECLTGSQPFPGDSLERQITNHLTMPPPRPSTMQPGIPPQMDQVIAIGMAKDPDQRYATTKDLAVAARAALAGSVSPSPPAAVVAPQAPGWPASVPYPDTGPRTHAASVAPTQYGAPGPPPTWSPPGSPQQPQSSSAWWQNPAVWILGGLTVAAVVVIAVVAVILWPDGSSSDRPTTRAQPTQQGLPSAPSTKPSPPSTNSTAPTSAPASTQSAPSGPSQLQTADGLKGLLDTMRSHFGDTMGFQLVIYPEYAVLERVSPTNSHVEQDFMYRGGQWSSWGTDTTTSSFDVLADLSAFNADAVAGLLAGAPQTLGAPDGSQTYLIVSGAEGGVLELAIHSASPGTGYMQVNPDGTIKKVFPP, encoded by the coding sequence GTGGATGGGACCCCGTTCGGCCGGTATCGGTTGGTGGAGATGCTGGGCCGCGGCGGTATGGGCGAGGTCTGGAAGGCCTACGACACCGCCATGAACCGGGTGGTTGCCCTGAAAGTGCTGCCGTCCAACCTCGCCGACGATGCGCAGTACCAGGCCAGGTTCCGCCGCGAAGCACAGGCCGCGGCCAGCCTGGACGAACCGCATATCGTGCCGATCCACGACTTCGGTGAGATCGACGGCCGGCTCTACGTCACGATGCGGCTCATCGACGGCAAGACCATCAACGAACTGGTCGTCAACGGTCCGCTGCCGCCGCCGCGAGCCGTCTCGATCGTCGAGCAGATCGCCGCGGCCCTCGGCGCAGCGCACCGAATCGGGTTGGTGCACCGTGATGTCAAACCGTCGAACATTCTGGTGACCGAGGACGATTTCGCCTATCTCATCGACTTCGGTATCGCCCGCGCCGCCGACGCGACCAAGCTGACGAGCACGGGCGCCACGATCGGCACGTTGGCTTATATGGCGCCGGAACGGTTTACCACCGACCGCGACGATGCCCGCGCCGACATCTATGCGCTGACGTGTGTCTTGCATGAATGTCTGACCGGGTCCCAACCGTTCCCCGGCGACAGCCTCGAGCGTCAGATCACCAACCACCTCACGATGCCGCCGCCGCGGCCCTCGACCATGCAACCCGGGATCCCGCCGCAGATGGACCAGGTCATCGCGATCGGGATGGCCAAGGACCCCGACCAGCGCTACGCGACGACGAAAGACCTGGCGGTTGCCGCCCGGGCCGCGCTGGCCGGATCCGTATCGCCGAGTCCGCCCGCGGCCGTCGTCGCACCGCAGGCGCCGGGCTGGCCTGCGTCGGTCCCGTATCCCGACACCGGGCCGCGCACACACGCTGCCAGTGTCGCGCCCACCCAGTACGGCGCACCCGGACCGCCTCCGACGTGGTCACCACCCGGCAGCCCGCAGCAGCCCCAGTCGTCGTCCGCATGGTGGCAGAATCCGGCGGTCTGGATTCTCGGCGGCCTCACCGTCGCGGCCGTCGTCGTCATCGCGGTCGTCGCCGTCATCCTCTGGCCGGACGGGAGTTCGTCCGATCGGCCGACAACGCGGGCCCAGCCGACCCAACAGGGGCTGCCGTCGGCCCCGAGCACGAAACCTTCGCCGCCGAGCACGAACTCGACCGCACCGACGTCCGCGCCGGCCTCGACTCAGTCCGCACCGAGCGGACCGTCACAGCTGCAGACCGCGGACGGGTTGAAGGGACTGCTCGACACCATGCGCAGCCACTTCGGTGACACCATGGGATTCCAGTTGGTGATCTATCCGGAATATGCTGTGCTCGAGCGTGTTTCGCCGACCAACAGCCACGTCGAACAGGACTTCATGTACCGGGGCGGCCAGTGGAGCAGTTGGGGAACGGACACCACGACATCGTCGTTCGATGTACTCGCCGACCTCAGCGCATTCAACGCGGATGCGGTTGCGGGACTGTTGGCAGGCGCGCCGCAGACTCTCGGTGCCCCTGACGGCAGCCAGACCTACCTGATCGTCTCGGGCGCCGAAGGCGGGGTCCTCGAACTGGCGATCCACTCGGCATCTCCCGGCACCGGCTACATGCAGGTCAACCCCGACGGAACCATCAAGAAGGTGTTCCCGCCGTAA